In one window of Duganella dendranthematis DNA:
- a CDS encoding helix-turn-helix domain-containing protein codes for MSGMAASAIRFYEEQGLLAPISRTASGYRQYASNAPDRLKLIQGAKKLGFSLDVIRDMLDENGKCSIEKTMQQSAILLREIEEQQAALERRRQSLLILRANLDNYQSDNPCPGNQTVN; via the coding sequence ATGTCAGGCATGGCTGCCTCGGCGATACGGTTTTACGAAGAGCAGGGATTGCTGGCGCCGATCTCGCGCACGGCGTCCGGCTACCGTCAATATGCCAGCAATGCACCAGATCGCCTGAAGCTGATCCAGGGCGCGAAGAAGCTGGGCTTTTCGCTGGATGTGATTCGCGACATGCTGGATGAAAACGGCAAATGCTCGATCGAAAAGACCATGCAGCAATCGGCCATTCTGTTGCGGGAGATCGAGGAACAGCAGGCGGCGCTGGAACGGCGGCGGCAATCGCTGCTGATCCTGCGCGCCAATCTGGACAACTACCAGAGCGACAATCCGTGCCCTGGCAATCAGACGGTGAACTGA
- a CDS encoding NAD(P)H-dependent oxidoreductase has product MTDVINHLNWRYATKSYDAAQKLDDEKLNHILEAIRLAPTSSGLQPFEVFVVKNPDLRAKIREVAWGQAQVTDASHLLVFAAWDNITPERIDAAFDYTNEVRGFVNEGWEAYRKQLHGIIAARTEQANFDAAARQAYIGLGIALVAAAEQGVDSTPMEGFDPAAVDQILGLKERHLRSVVILPVGYRKAESDWLVNLKKVRRPRDKFVTELN; this is encoded by the coding sequence ATGACCGACGTAATCAACCACCTGAACTGGCGCTACGCCACCAAGAGCTACGACGCTGCCCAAAAGCTGGACGACGAGAAGCTGAATCACATCCTGGAAGCGATCCGCCTGGCGCCGACCTCCAGCGGCCTGCAGCCGTTTGAAGTGTTCGTGGTGAAAAACCCGGACCTGCGCGCCAAGATCCGCGAAGTGGCGTGGGGCCAGGCGCAAGTGACCGACGCTTCGCACCTGCTGGTGTTCGCGGCCTGGGACAATATCACCCCGGAGCGCATCGACGCCGCCTTCGACTACACCAACGAGGTGCGCGGTTTCGTCAACGAAGGCTGGGAAGCCTATCGCAAGCAGCTGCACGGCATTATTGCCGCACGCACCGAGCAAGCCAACTTTGACGCCGCCGCGCGCCAGGCTTACATCGGCCTGGGCATCGCGCTGGTGGCCGCCGCCGAACAAGGCGTCGACAGCACGCCGATGGAAGGTTTCGATCCGGCCGCCGTCGACCAGATCCTGGGCCTGAAAGAGCGTCACCTGCGCAGCGTGGTGATCCTGCCGGTGGGCTACCGCAAGGCCGAGAGCGACTGGCTGGTCAACCTGAAAAAAGTGCGCCGTCCGCGCGACAAGTTCGTCACCGAACTGAACTAA
- the fmt gene encoding methionyl-tRNA formyltransferase: MKVIFAGTPEFAATALQALHEAGFEIPLVLTQPDRPAGRGMQLQPSAVKQYAVTHGIEVLQPLSLRMDSKDPQRAEEALAAHQRLLSTPYDVMVVAAYGLILPRSTLDIKPCLNIHGSLLPRWRGAAPIHRAIEAGDTETGITIMEMEEGLDTGPMLLIEKVAIEDSDTTGSLHDKLAALGGKMIVEALNKYQHQQLEAVVQPEQGVNYASKISKEEAALDFAQSAVEIGRKIRAFNPFPGAHGTVNGVVVKLWGAEVVEGSGAAGQVLSADAQHGIVVACGQGALRLTSLQKPGGKRLPAAEFIKGFPLEGLSFS, encoded by the coding sequence ATGAAAGTCATCTTCGCGGGTACGCCCGAATTTGCCGCCACGGCCCTGCAAGCGCTGCACGAGGCGGGCTTTGAAATCCCGCTGGTGCTGACTCAGCCGGACCGCCCTGCCGGCCGCGGCATGCAATTGCAGCCCTCGGCCGTCAAGCAATACGCGGTCACGCACGGCATTGAAGTGCTGCAGCCGCTGTCGCTGCGCATGGACAGCAAGGACCCGCAGCGCGCCGAGGAAGCCCTGGCCGCGCACCAGCGCCTGCTATCGACGCCGTATGACGTGATGGTGGTGGCCGCCTACGGCCTGATCCTGCCGCGCAGCACGCTGGACATCAAGCCCTGCCTCAATATCCACGGCTCGCTGCTGCCGCGCTGGCGTGGCGCCGCGCCCATCCATCGCGCCATCGAAGCGGGCGATACGGAGACCGGCATCACCATCATGGAGATGGAGGAAGGCCTGGATACCGGCCCGATGCTGCTGATTGAAAAAGTGGCCATCGAAGACAGCGACACCACCGGCAGCCTGCACGACAAGCTGGCGGCGCTGGGCGGCAAGATGATTGTCGAGGCGCTCAACAAATACCAGCACCAGCAGCTGGAAGCGGTGGTGCAGCCGGAACAAGGCGTCAACTACGCCAGCAAGATCAGCAAGGAAGAAGCGGCGCTGGACTTCGCGCAATCCGCCGTCGAGATCGGCCGCAAGATCCGCGCCTTCAATCCCTTCCCGGGTGCGCATGGCACGGTCAACGGCGTGGTGGTCAAGCTGTGGGGTGCGGAAGTGGTGGAAGGCAGCGGCGCCGCCGGCCAGGTGCTGTCGGCCGATGCGCAGCATGGCATCGTGGTCGCCTGCGGCCAGGGTGCATTGCGCCTGACCTCGCTGCAAAAACCGGGCGGCAAGCGCTTGCCTGCCGCCGAGTTCATCAAGGGCTTCCCATTGGAAGGCCTGAGTTTCAGCTAG